A genome region from Hydrogenoanaerobacterium saccharovorans includes the following:
- a CDS encoding CapA family protein has protein sequence MKQRIFIMLFACLLLSGCTGGLLAGDSSKQGSSETVNSGDAESKPPKDEAIHTATLFAAGDNLIHDVIYEQALRRTQNKGYNFLPVYENMNAQIAAADISFINQEAPIAKGFPPSSYPRFNAPTQLAGDLKTLGFDVVNIANNHILDKGLQGLTETIDILRSTQGLTMIGAYQSEKEYDTTTLIAKNGIKFAFLGFTQHTNGLRLPDENAGMLVYTDELEAIERQITAARKVADVVVVSVHWGEEGMKQTTLYQQNIAKHFAQYGADIVIGTHPHVLQPIEYVDGADGHKALVFYSLGNFVSAQVDPENLIGGIAKITVQKNDTTGKISVIDPKLSVVITHFGLGFHDLKLYPLADYTDELAEKHGVVLKYGKWFDTKFIKNFVEEVIDKQFIE, from the coding sequence ATGAAACAACGAATTTTTATAATGTTATTTGCCTGCTTGTTGCTTTCGGGTTGTACCGGAGGGTTGCTTGCAGGCGATTCTTCGAAACAGGGCTCATCTGAAACGGTTAACTCGGGCGATGCGGAAAGCAAACCGCCGAAGGATGAAGCCATACATACTGCAACTTTATTTGCAGCGGGCGATAATCTTATTCACGATGTGATATATGAGCAGGCTTTGCGGCGTACACAAAACAAGGGCTATAATTTTTTGCCGGTGTATGAGAATATGAATGCACAAATTGCGGCTGCCGATATTTCTTTTATTAATCAAGAAGCTCCCATCGCCAAAGGGTTTCCGCCCTCCAGCTATCCCCGCTTTAATGCACCCACACAACTTGCCGGAGACTTGAAAACACTTGGTTTTGATGTAGTAAATATTGCAAACAATCATATACTGGATAAGGGCTTGCAAGGCCTTACAGAAACCATTGATATATTGCGCTCTACACAAGGGCTTACTATGATCGGGGCATATCAATCAGAGAAAGAATACGACACAACAACGTTGATAGCAAAAAACGGTATCAAGTTTGCATTTTTGGGTTTTACCCAACACACAAACGGTTTGCGCCTACCCGATGAAAATGCCGGTATGCTTGTTTACACCGATGAGCTCGAGGCAATCGAACGGCAGATTACAGCTGCACGCAAAGTTGCCGATGTCGTAGTGGTTTCGGTCCACTGGGGCGAAGAGGGGATGAAGCAGACGACGCTTTATCAGCAAAACATTGCAAAACATTTTGCTCAATACGGTGCAGACATTGTAATCGGTACGCATCCGCATGTGCTGCAACCGATAGAATATGTCGATGGTGCAGACGGGCATAAAGCATTGGTTTTCTATTCGTTGGGCAATTTTGTATCCGCACAGGTAGACCCCGAAAATTTAATTGGCGGCATTGCAAAAATTACCGTGCAAAAAAACGATACTACGGGTAAAATCAGCGTTATAGACCCAAAACTCTCGGTTGTGATTACTCATTTTGGTTTAGGCTTTCACGATTTAAAGCTCTATCCGCTAGCCGATTATACCGATGAACTTGCCGAAAAACATGGTGTTGTGTTAAAATACGGCAAATGGTTTGATACAAAGTTTATAAAAAATTTTGTTGAAGAAGTGATAGATAAACAGTTTATAGAATAA
- a CDS encoding PIG-L deacetylase family protein, translating to MKRLLLQFCILLLPFIFFGSHNTFAAEQAAELTAGCVFTTSQNSSDVWALKDGNRTTRYCSAGETNIKLTNEQPFKSLYIIWDTPPQPWTLAAEQGSLPFGSYGFIHEFIELQSPQNTVTLTVNNDKNTICDIYVFAEGELPAWVQLWQPPYQDADMLLLPTHADDEHLFFGGTMPYYAGEKGLKVQVAYLTNHWAEPYRPHELIDGLWEVGITAYPVISGFADRYAGSLEQAQRLYKQEDVMAYQVEQLRRFKPDVVVGHDVNGEYGHGVHIYNTLTLQKALERSNDPTQYPSSAQQYGVWDVPKTYLHLYDKNTMLMDWNIPLKHFGGKSAIEMAKQGFAKHVSQQKYFTVEDYGPYDCRKFGLYRTTVGPDVIGGDFFENICFEVPESQPVSVEEQLEIKKPETTPAAKEIQENADDKIIGKPSAWVALLACLAVGLTTGAATILAYRKSRKPKH from the coding sequence TTGAAACGATTGTTGCTACAATTTTGTATATTGCTGCTGCCTTTCATATTTTTTGGCAGCCATAACACTTTTGCGGCAGAGCAGGCAGCCGAGCTTACTGCGGGATGTGTATTTACAACATCACAAAACAGCAGTGACGTATGGGCGTTAAAAGACGGTAACCGTACCACACGATATTGCAGTGCAGGCGAAACCAACATTAAACTTACAAACGAGCAGCCGTTTAAAAGCCTTTATATTATATGGGATACACCGCCTCAACCGTGGACGTTGGCTGCCGAACAAGGCAGCTTACCATTTGGTTCTTATGGATTTATTCACGAATTTATTGAATTACAGTCGCCGCAAAATACGGTAACCCTTACTGTAAACAACGATAAAAACACCATCTGTGATATTTATGTATTTGCGGAAGGAGAATTGCCCGCTTGGGTGCAGCTCTGGCAGCCGCCTTATCAAGATGCAGACATGCTGCTGTTGCCCACCCATGCAGACGATGAGCATTTGTTTTTTGGCGGTACAATGCCCTATTATGCAGGCGAAAAAGGTTTAAAAGTGCAGGTTGCCTACCTAACCAACCATTGGGCAGAGCCTTACCGTCCACACGAATTGATTGATGGATTGTGGGAGGTTGGTATAACCGCATACCCGGTGATTTCCGGCTTTGCAGATAGATATGCAGGCAGTTTGGAACAGGCGCAGAGGCTTTATAAGCAAGAGGATGTTATGGCTTATCAGGTAGAGCAATTGCGGCGTTTTAAACCAGACGTAGTTGTAGGGCACGATGTTAACGGCGAATACGGCCACGGGGTACATATTTACAACACGCTCACCTTGCAGAAAGCGCTTGAACGAAGTAACGACCCTACTCAATATCCCAGCAGCGCACAGCAATACGGTGTATGGGATGTGCCCAAAACCTATTTGCATCTTTATGATAAAAACACGATGCTTATGGATTGGAATATCCCCCTAAAACATTTTGGCGGAAAAAGCGCAATCGAAATGGCAAAACAGGGGTTTGCAAAGCATGTATCTCAGCAAAAATACTTTACGGTAGAGGATTATGGGCCCTATGACTGCAGAAAATTCGGTCTTTATCGCACAACCGTTGGGCCGGATGTTATAGGCGGTGACTTTTTTGAGAACATCTGTTTTGAGGTTCCTGAATCTCAGCCTGTATCGGTAGAAGAACAACTGGAGATAAAAAAACCTGAAACAACACCTGCGGCTAAAGAGATACAAGAAAATGCCGATGATAAAATTATTGGCAAGCCTTCCGCTTGGGTGGCACTCCTTGCTTGTTTGGCAGTGGGTTTAACAACAGGAGCGGCAACTATTCTCGCTTACAGAAAAAGCAGAAAGCCCAAACACTAA
- the fsa gene encoding fructose-6-phosphate aldolase, with protein sequence MKLFLDTANVSYIREINDLGVICGVTTNPSLIAKEGRDFKEVVTEITSIVDGPISAEVIDMKAEGMVAEAKELVKIHKNIVIKIPMCAEGLKAAAALTKMGIKTNVTLIFSAAQALLAARAGATFVSPFVGRLDDVGAHGIELIEEIATIFNIHGIETEIIAASIRKPEDVTACAMAGAHIATVPYETMKKCIDHPLTTQGIERFLKDWETVPKK encoded by the coding sequence ATGAAACTATTTTTGGATACTGCAAATGTTTCGTACATCAGAGAAATCAACGATTTGGGCGTTATCTGCGGTGTTACAACAAACCCCAGCCTCATAGCGAAAGAAGGCAGAGATTTTAAAGAGGTTGTTACCGAGATTACATCCATCGTTGACGGCCCTATTTCTGCAGAGGTTATTGACATGAAAGCAGAGGGCATGGTTGCTGAGGCAAAAGAACTTGTAAAAATTCATAAAAATATTGTTATAAAAATTCCAATGTGTGCAGAGGGCTTGAAGGCTGCTGCAGCTCTAACCAAAATGGGTATTAAAACCAATGTAACACTTATTTTTTCAGCAGCACAGGCACTGCTCGCTGCAAGAGCGGGAGCAACCTTTGTTTCGCCGTTTGTCGGCAGATTGGATGACGTGGGTGCACATGGCATTGAACTGATCGAAGAGATCGCGACTATCTTTAATATCCACGGTATAGAAACAGAGATTATTGCCGCTTCTATCCGCAAACCGGAAGATGTTACTGCTTGTGCAATGGCCGGTGCTCATATTGCTACCGTGCCTTATGAGACAATGAAAAAATGTATCGACCATCCTCTCACAACACAGGGTATCGAACGCTTCCTTAAAGATTGGGAGACTGTACCCAAGAAATAA
- a CDS encoding bifunctional glycosyltransferase family 2/GtrA family protein, with amino-acid sequence MRVSIIVPSLNPDEKLLTVVSGLVKAGFQRIILVDDGSKQENKHYFNAAVTENRQCVLLRHNKNLGKGRALKTALNYFLNNQNNDIGVITVDGDNQHKVEDVLACAEALEQNPESLVLGCRDFSLPDVPPRNAFGNKVTAWCFKALCGISVTDTQTGLRGISAAFAYEILDLSGERFEYETNMLMQAKRLDIAILEVPISTVYINDNATSHFNPLRDSFSIYHQILKFLWSGIASVGCDYSLFLLLNRLFAGQLLRHRLLIATAGARLCSSVLNYLLNKNYVFGSKTPVKTTMVKYYILCILQMMASYGAVFLFTSVFYVPAAVSKLIADSILFFISFKIQRELIFNKTNKEQSF; translated from the coding sequence GTGAGAGTAAGTATTATTGTGCCTTCACTCAACCCCGATGAAAAGTTATTAACGGTGGTGAGCGGGCTTGTAAAAGCCGGCTTCCAACGTATTATTTTGGTGGATGACGGCAGCAAACAAGAGAATAAACATTACTTTAACGCTGCTGTTACAGAAAACCGCCAGTGTGTTTTGTTGCGCCATAATAAAAACCTTGGCAAGGGCAGGGCGCTAAAAACTGCATTAAATTATTTTCTGAATAACCAAAACAACGACATCGGCGTAATAACCGTTGACGGAGATAATCAGCACAAGGTTGAGGATGTTCTCGCCTGTGCCGAAGCACTGGAACAGAACCCCGAAAGCCTAGTGCTTGGCTGCCGTGATTTTTCTTTGCCGGATGTACCGCCCCGCAACGCATTTGGTAACAAAGTAACGGCATGGTGTTTTAAAGCACTTTGCGGTATTTCTGTAACGGATACACAGACAGGACTTCGCGGAATATCCGCTGCATTTGCCTATGAAATACTTGACCTTTCCGGCGAACGTTTTGAATATGAAACCAATATGCTGATGCAAGCGAAACGCCTTGATATTGCTATTTTAGAAGTACCTATCAGCACGGTTTATATCAACGACAATGCTACCTCGCATTTCAATCCTCTGCGCGATTCCTTTAGTATCTATCATCAGATATTAAAATTTTTATGGTCGGGTATTGCATCTGTCGGGTGTGATTATTCGCTGTTTCTGCTGCTGAATCGGTTGTTTGCAGGGCAGCTTTTACGGCATAGGTTGTTGATAGCCACAGCAGGTGCACGTTTATGTTCATCGGTTTTAAACTATTTGCTCAATAAAAACTATGTGTTTGGCAGCAAAACTCCGGTAAAAACAACGATGGTTAAATATTATATTTTATGTATTTTGCAAATGATGGCAAGTTATGGCGCCGTGTTTTTATTCACATCGGTATTTTATGTGCCTGCTGCTGTATCAAAGTTAATTGCAGATTCTATTCTGTTTTTTATCAGTTTTAAAATTCAGCGCGAACTGATCTTTAATAAAACAAATAAGGAGCAATCATTTTGA
- a CDS encoding serine hydrolase domain-containing protein, protein MFTKIFCAILSLSLCSGMLTGCTKSNKTGSIQSDPVQVEPVQIEEPQIPYSNHISANKEKLDAAVDQINKDYGVMGSSVAVWEHDAIVYSHSYGTASLRKTQSINEITGEVTTADTTPANCGTKYRVASISKIVTTMLAMQLQEQGRLSLETDIAALVNEKLQNPYYPNDKATIEMLMTHTSGIIDGAGYKSAINKQPFPALDVVLQRNNFSGLKPGSSYSYSNFGMGLVAGAIENVTGEPFCDYAKNALFEPLGIDASFVTDYIKDRNSIATFGSEDPLSWGNMKEIYGQIPVGQMYLLGHGNLFISAEDSAQIGIILSGDGTYQGKCYLKKETLDNIHSPRVYDYKTNVTRGLAVQITSDIIEGVTLYGHQGNAYGAISCIFYDPSTQRGVVFLTNGASAKRAESQIYAVNDAIVKQIWQYL, encoded by the coding sequence ATGTTTACTAAAATTTTCTGCGCAATTCTTTCACTGTCTCTTTGCAGCGGTATGTTAACCGGGTGTACCAAGAGCAATAAAACAGGGTCAATCCAATCCGATCCGGTACAAGTTGAGCCTGTTCAAATAGAAGAACCCCAAATACCATACAGCAACCATATTTCTGCCAATAAAGAAAAGCTCGATGCGGCAGTAGATCAAATTAACAAAGATTATGGTGTAATGGGCAGCAGTGTTGCTGTGTGGGAGCATGATGCCATTGTTTACAGCCATTCTTACGGCACTGCAAGTTTGCGAAAAACACAAAGCATCAACGAAATAACAGGCGAAGTTACAACTGCTGATACAACTCCTGCAAATTGCGGTACAAAATACAGGGTTGCATCCATCTCTAAAATAGTAACTACGATGTTGGCTATGCAGCTGCAAGAACAAGGCAGGCTTAGCCTCGAAACGGATATTGCTGCACTTGTAAACGAAAAACTGCAAAATCCTTATTATCCAAACGACAAAGCAACCATAGAAATGCTGATGACACATACCTCGGGAATTATCGACGGAGCGGGTTACAAAAGTGCCATTAATAAACAACCGTTCCCTGCGCTCGATGTAGTTTTGCAGCGTAATAATTTCAGCGGCTTAAAACCGGGTTCCTCCTATAGCTATTCTAATTTTGGTATGGGCTTGGTGGCAGGTGCCATTGAAAATGTTACGGGCGAGCCATTTTGCGACTATGCTAAAAATGCTTTGTTTGAACCACTTGGCATAGATGCATCGTTTGTCACCGACTATATTAAAGACCGTAATTCCATTGCCACATTTGGCAGCGAAGACCCGCTAAGTTGGGGTAATATGAAAGAAATTTACGGGCAAATCCCGGTAGGGCAGATGTATCTATTAGGGCATGGCAACCTTTTTATCAGCGCTGAAGATTCAGCACAAATCGGCATCATTTTGTCTGGTGACGGAACGTACCAGGGTAAGTGCTATCTCAAAAAAGAAACTTTAGATAATATTCATTCCCCTCGTGTGTATGACTATAAAACAAACGTAACGCGGGGGCTTGCTGTGCAAATAACATCCGATATTATTGAGGGTGTAACTTTATATGGGCATCAAGGCAACGCCTATGGCGCTATTTCCTGTATTTTCTATGATCCTAGTACTCAGCGCGGCGTGGTATTCCTTACCAACGGGGCGAGTGCAAAGCGCGCAGAAAGTCAGATTTATGCGGTAAATGATGCCATTGTGAAACAGATTTGGCAATACCTATGA
- a CDS encoding tRNA threonylcarbamoyladenosine dehydratase, producing MTDFLKRSALLLGEDNMKTLQNLRVAVIGLGGVGCAAAEAVCRAGVGHLLLVDHDTVDITNLNRQIFYTQKHVGCKKTEIAKSHLLEINPNADIQVADCFYLPDTSDMVFDFAPDYIIDAIDTVTAKLHLAQTCYAKQIRLISCLGTGNRLNPMQLKVGDIADTASSGCPLARVMRRELKKRGVPNLKVVFSDEPAAKVLASSENGRHSPGSISFVPPVAGYILASEAIKDSIRLSK from the coding sequence TTGACTGATTTTCTAAAGCGTTCTGCCCTGCTATTGGGTGAAGATAATATGAAAACACTGCAGAATTTGCGAGTAGCGGTAATCGGATTGGGCGGTGTAGGCTGCGCAGCTGCCGAAGCAGTATGCCGTGCAGGGGTAGGACATTTGTTGCTGGTGGATCATGACACGGTGGACATCACCAATTTGAACCGCCAGATTTTTTATACCCAAAAACATGTGGGCTGCAAAAAAACAGAAATTGCAAAATCGCATCTTTTGGAGATTAACCCCAATGCCGATATTCAGGTAGCCGACTGTTTTTATCTGCCTGATACCAGTGATATGGTGTTTGATTTTGCACCGGATTATATTATAGATGCGATTGACACAGTAACCGCAAAATTGCACCTTGCCCAAACCTGCTATGCAAAACAGATCCGCTTAATTTCTTGCCTGGGTACAGGTAACCGTTTGAACCCTATGCAGTTAAAAGTGGGAGATATTGCAGACACAGCAAGCAGCGGCTGCCCCCTTGCGCGTGTTATGCGCCGTGAACTTAAAAAACGTGGTGTACCCAACCTTAAGGTGGTTTTTTCGGATGAACCCGCAGCAAAGGTTTTGGCAAGCAGCGAAAACGGTCGGCACAGCCCGGGCAGTATTTCATTTGTTCCTCCCGTTGCAGGATATATTTTGGCATCCGAAGCGATCAAGGATAGCATCCGATTAAGCAAGTGA
- a CDS encoding aldose epimerase family protein — translation MSITKKPFGTTKNGETVALFTLTNSSGANVGVITYGGSLVFINVPDKTGKLVDVCLGCDTVADYEKQDASLGALVGRFANRIEKGIFTLNGVEYHLYCNNGNNHLHGGKIGFNQRVWNGEIKGDALELSLFSPNGEEGYPSNLTVKVIYRFTDDNELFIDYSAVTDQDTIINLTNHCYFNLAGEGNGTILNHKLMLNCDTYTENSSECLPTGVIAPVAGTPLDFTTFETIGKRIEDDYIQLKNCGGYDHNFIIRRTSEGLAEAAQLWEESTGILMKTFTTKPGVQLYTGNFLQSNFTAKGGKTYGKRTGVCLETQFYPNAMKHTHFPSPVLRAGDTYRHTTVYRFEVK, via the coding sequence ATGAGTATTACCAAAAAGCCATTTGGAACAACAAAGAACGGTGAAACGGTTGCATTGTTTACCCTCACAAACAGCAGCGGTGCCAATGTTGGGGTAATTACCTATGGGGGCAGCCTTGTATTCATTAACGTGCCTGATAAAACAGGTAAACTCGTTGATGTATGCCTTGGATGCGATACAGTTGCAGATTATGAAAAGCAGGATGCAAGCCTTGGTGCGTTGGTAGGGCGTTTTGCCAACCGTATTGAAAAAGGTATATTTACACTAAACGGTGTAGAATATCACCTGTATTGCAACAACGGTAACAACCACTTGCATGGCGGAAAAATTGGTTTTAATCAGCGTGTATGGAACGGCGAAATTAAGGGGGATGCTTTGGAACTCAGTTTGTTCAGCCCCAACGGGGAAGAGGGGTACCCCAGTAACCTTACAGTGAAGGTTATTTACCGCTTTACTGACGATAACGAGCTTTTTATCGATTACAGTGCCGTTACTGACCAAGATACGATTATCAACCTTACAAACCACTGTTACTTTAATCTTGCGGGGGAAGGCAATGGCACCATTCTTAACCATAAGCTGATGCTTAATTGCGATACCTATACCGAAAACAGCAGCGAATGCCTGCCTACCGGTGTAATTGCCCCTGTTGCAGGCACACCGCTTGATTTTACAACGTTTGAAACAATAGGCAAACGCATTGAAGATGACTACATACAGCTTAAAAACTGCGGAGGTTATGATCATAATTTTATTATCAGACGTACCTCTGAGGGATTAGCAGAAGCAGCGCAGCTTTGGGAAGAATCCACCGGCATTTTAATGAAAACTTTTACCACAAAGCCCGGAGTTCAACTTTATACCGGTAATTTTTTGCAAAGCAATTTTACTGCAAAAGGCGGTAAAACCTATGGCAAACGCACCGGTGTGTGCCTCGAAACGCAGTTTTACCCCAATGCGATGAAGCATACACATTTCCCCAGCCCGGTATTGCGTGCAGGAGATACTTATCGGCATACCACCGTTTATCGTTTTGAAGTAAAATGA
- a CDS encoding cytochrome c biogenesis protein CcdA, with amino-acid sequence MFEGLVSTDHISFLFVFFEGLISFFSPCVLPLIPIYISYLAGNAKRTDENGVITYERKRVFFHTLFFVLGISFSFFILGLSFSALGSFFNNYKTLFSRIGGILIVLLGLFQIGFLDMKMLDREHRLPFKLKLQNMNPLVAFLMGFTFSFAWTPCVGPALSSVLILASGAKSALMGNLLVLVYALGFVLPFLALGLFTTQTLNFIKKRQRMLKYTIKAGGVLLILIGIMTFTGWMNGITSYLNSFSGGNYTANSSQSESTSSASEDNSSSEASSQQDKKTIPAFDFTLTDQYGNTHTLSDYKGKVVFLNFWATWCPPCRQEMPHIEELYNEYGKNSEDVIFIGVTNPKTDDHPNNTDVSIDEIKTFLTENGYTFPSVFDETGSVLTDYYVNAFPTTYMIDRDGNIFGYVSSALTKDMMKNIIEQTLEG; translated from the coding sequence ATGTTTGAAGGACTTGTCAGCACGGACCACATCAGTTTTTTGTTTGTGTTTTTCGAGGGATTAATTTCGTTCTTTTCACCCTGTGTTCTCCCTCTGATACCCATTTATATCAGTTATCTTGCAGGCAATGCAAAACGCACAGACGAAAACGGCGTGATTACTTATGAACGCAAACGGGTGTTTTTTCATACGCTGTTTTTTGTACTTGGCATATCGTTTTCATTTTTCATATTAGGTTTGTCGTTTTCGGCACTGGGCAGTTTTTTCAACAATTATAAAACGTTATTCAGCCGCATCGGCGGTATCTTGATTGTTTTACTTGGTCTTTTCCAAATTGGCTTTTTAGATATGAAAATGCTGGACCGAGAGCATCGACTGCCGTTTAAATTAAAACTGCAAAATATGAACCCATTGGTGGCATTCCTTATGGGCTTTACTTTTAGCTTTGCATGGACACCCTGTGTAGGGCCGGCGCTGTCATCGGTGCTGATTTTGGCATCGGGTGCAAAAAGTGCACTTATGGGCAACTTATTGGTGTTGGTTTACGCTTTGGGTTTTGTTTTGCCGTTTCTTGCGCTGGGGTTGTTTACTACACAAACACTCAATTTCATCAAAAAACGCCAGCGTATGCTGAAATATACCATCAAAGCAGGCGGTGTTTTGCTCATTCTTATTGGTATTATGACATTTACCGGATGGATGAACGGCATTACAAGCTATCTCAACTCGTTCAGCGGAGGCAACTACACAGCAAACAGCAGTCAATCAGAGAGCACTTCTTCTGCGTCTGAAGATAATTCGTCCTCTGAAGCTTCTTCGCAGCAAGACAAAAAAACAATACCTGCGTTTGATTTTACTCTTACCGATCAATACGGCAACACACACACACTTTCGGATTACAAGGGCAAGGTCGTATTTTTAAACTTTTGGGCAACGTGGTGCCCACCTTGCAGGCAGGAGATGCCGCACATAGAAGAACTGTACAACGAATATGGTAAAAACAGTGAAGATGTAATTTTCATCGGGGTAACCAACCCCAAAACAGACGATCATCCGAATAACACGGACGTATCAATCGATGAAATCAAAACGTTTTTAACCGAAAACGGCTATACATTTCCATCTGTATTCGATGAAACCGGCTCAGTACTGACAGACTACTATGTAAATGCATTCCCCACCACTTATATGATTGACCGGGATGGCAATATTTTTGGTTATGTAAGTAGCGCTCTTACAAAAGATATGATGAAAAATATTATTGAACAAACTTTAGAAGGTTAA
- a CDS encoding DUF1292 domain-containing protein, which produces MARWRFIMDTNEEMEFGPDILTLQDEEGVEHEFEVLDTYEEDHNRYIAVIPVEDEEVLADDDGELIVLKVEADGDEEFLMAIEDEDEFNKISGIFMERLEDYYDFTEE; this is translated from the coding sequence TTGGCACGATGGAGGTTTATTATGGACACCAATGAAGAGATGGAGTTTGGCCCGGATATCTTGACTTTGCAGGATGAAGAAGGCGTTGAACACGAATTTGAAGTGCTTGACACATACGAGGAAGACCACAATCGTTACATTGCTGTTATCCCCGTGGAAGACGAAGAAGTGTTGGCAGATGACGATGGCGAGCTCATTGTTTTAAAAGTAGAAGCTGATGGCGATGAAGAATTTCTGATGGCAATTGAAGATGAAGACGAATTCAACAAGATCTCTGGCATTTTTATGGAGCGACTTGAAGATTACTACGATTTCACCGAAGAATAA
- a CDS encoding peptidylprolyl isomerase, with protein sequence MKKFMRLASLVLALALALSFAGCGKNNVVSDENALKTPEEQVEENKKITDDQVNLVQFNDVPAGAEVALIETSMGDITVALYPEFAPKAVENFLALTHSGYYTGLKFHRVVNNYLIQSGDPTGTGTGGESSFKDESENKVGFAQEHSLNLWNFKGAVGMAPSGDGTNGSQFYIVQNSVLEDETLTKMEEAAFPKKVIDKYKEIGGAPWLDGKNTVFGYVIDGMDILEEIASVEVDENRVPVEDVIITQITIIER encoded by the coding sequence GTGAAAAAATTTATGAGATTGGCAAGCCTTGTATTGGCATTGGCGCTTGCACTCAGCTTTGCAGGGTGCGGTAAAAATAATGTTGTTTCTGATGAAAATGCATTAAAAACACCTGAGGAACAGGTTGAAGAAAATAAGAAAATTACCGATGATCAAGTAAATCTTGTTCAGTTTAATGATGTACCCGCAGGCGCAGAAGTTGCTTTAATCGAAACCAGTATGGGCGACATTACCGTTGCGCTTTATCCCGAATTTGCACCGAAAGCTGTAGAGAACTTTTTAGCACTAACCCACTCCGGTTATTATACAGGCTTAAAATTCCACCGTGTGGTAAATAATTATCTCATTCAATCCGGCGACCCTACAGGTACTGGAACAGGCGGAGAGAGTAGCTTTAAGGATGAAAGCGAAAATAAAGTAGGGTTTGCACAGGAGCATTCACTCAACTTGTGGAACTTTAAAGGTGCGGTAGGTATGGCACCTTCGGGTGACGGAACCAACGGCAGCCAGTTTTACATTGTGCAAAATTCTGTGCTGGAAGATGAAACTTTAACAAAAATGGAAGAGGCTGCGTTCCCCAAAAAAGTGATTGATAAGTACAAAGAAATTGGTGGGGCACCGTGGTTGGACGGTAAAAACACAGTGTTTGGTTATGTGATTGACGGAATGGATATTCTAGAAGAAATAGCTTCTGTTGAGGTAGATGAAAACAGGGTACCGGTGGAGGATGTTATCATCACCCAAATTACTATAATAGAACGATAA